Proteins from a single region of Candidatus Puniceispirillum marinum IMCC1322:
- a CDS encoding DUF294 nucleotidyltransferase-like domain-containing protein: protein MQPAKMQPATIPLSKIPLATMPLATMPLSEVPLVSLDLETTGLKPQTDRIVQIGAIGVDVAVAADRAEDDHIEMLVDPGIAVPAASTAVHGINDAMLADAKPIAVALPALRSFINKRIILGYNIGFDLAFLTNEAKRQGLEWKWSGALCLRQLATVLLGPEAMLMIADLDALAAHYGVPVIGRHTALGDATITAQVYHKMVPHLADKSIVTMADAWRVVADLDDIRQATARAGWIDVAGVHSQPGSDKAVSWIDPYPYQHRISEIMLTDPVIISGDACVGDAARLMKQGGQECVFIGSDKAHITGIVTERDIVHAMAVPIDEVTRARSIPLAEIMSAPLLTVSGSDYLHVGLGRMSRHDIRFLGVIDEYGDLAGWISARQLLRQRVTKALTIGDQLETAQNGDDLASALQGLPALATSLIAETVPGYQITAVISGQYRAALARASHLAARMMMETGKGTPPVDYVVLVLGSAGRDESLLAADQDHAIIYADSESASKKETQAWFEQLGSHISDLLDRGGIPYCKGGVMSRHARWCRSLSGWRKAVRRWVKHARPEDILNVDIFFDFVAVHGNATLARDLDQVISSRLTRDSEFLKSLARNTAGQASGRTIFGGLKTENGRFNVKANVLLPMVETIRVLAISRGITARTSTARAKALVQLDDIPNEVQQLSEDIHIGLGLVLRQQSKDMAEGLPPVNTIDLRLLTKVELNILKAIVGRVGRLQTLIQDVLF from the coding sequence ATGCAACCAGCCAAAATGCAACCAGCCACGATACCACTTTCGAAGATACCACTGGCCACAATGCCACTTGCTACGATGCCACTGTCCGAGGTGCCGCTTGTGTCGCTTGATCTGGAAACGACCGGACTTAAACCGCAGACTGACCGGATTGTGCAAATTGGTGCGATCGGTGTTGATGTAGCTGTTGCGGCTGATCGTGCTGAGGACGATCATATTGAAATGCTGGTTGATCCGGGGATAGCGGTGCCTGCCGCAAGTACCGCGGTGCATGGCATTAATGATGCGATGCTGGCCGATGCCAAGCCCATTGCTGTCGCCCTGCCAGCTTTGCGCAGCTTTATCAATAAGCGGATCATTTTGGGCTATAATATCGGCTTTGATCTGGCCTTCCTGACCAATGAAGCCAAGCGTCAGGGGCTTGAGTGGAAATGGAGTGGTGCGTTATGTCTGCGCCAGCTGGCAACGGTTCTGCTAGGGCCGGAAGCGATGCTTATGATTGCCGATCTTGATGCGCTGGCGGCGCATTATGGGGTGCCGGTTATTGGCCGCCATACGGCACTAGGCGATGCTACCATCACTGCACAGGTTTATCACAAAATGGTGCCGCATCTGGCCGATAAATCGATTGTTACGATGGCCGATGCGTGGCGCGTGGTTGCCGATCTGGACGATATCCGCCAAGCGACTGCAAGGGCAGGGTGGATAGATGTTGCCGGTGTTCATAGCCAGCCAGGCAGTGACAAGGCCGTATCATGGATTGATCCCTATCCATATCAGCACCGGATCAGCGAAATCATGCTGACCGATCCGGTTATTATAAGTGGTGACGCCTGTGTTGGTGACGCCGCCCGCCTGATGAAACAGGGCGGGCAGGAATGTGTTTTCATCGGCAGTGACAAGGCGCATATAACGGGCATCGTTACCGAGCGCGATATTGTTCATGCCATGGCGGTTCCGATTGATGAGGTCACGCGTGCGCGATCAATCCCGCTGGCTGAAATTATGTCGGCGCCATTATTGACCGTATCGGGATCGGATTACCTGCATGTCGGGCTAGGGCGGATGAGCCGCCATGACATAAGGTTTCTGGGTGTGATCGATGAATATGGTGATCTGGCAGGGTGGATTTCGGCACGTCAACTTCTGCGGCAGCGTGTGACCAAGGCCTTGACCATAGGTGATCAGCTGGAAACCGCCCAGAATGGTGATGATCTGGCGTCAGCCTTGCAAGGCTTGCCGGCATTGGCAACGTCTTTGATTGCCGAAACAGTGCCCGGATATCAGATAACAGCGGTGATTAGCGGTCAGTATCGGGCGGCACTTGCCCGTGCTAGCCACCTGGCCGCGCGCATGATGATGGAGACTGGCAAAGGCACCCCGCCAGTAGATTATGTGGTTCTGGTATTAGGATCGGCTGGGCGTGATGAAAGCTTGCTTGCCGCCGATCAGGATCATGCGATCATTTATGCCGATAGTGAATCGGCATCCAAGAAAGAGACGCAGGCATGGTTTGAACAGCTTGGTAGCCATATATCGGATTTGCTGGATAGGGGCGGGATTCCCTATTGCAAAGGCGGGGTGATGTCGCGCCATGCGCGATGGTGCCGATCATTGTCGGGATGGCGCAAGGCGGTGCGACGGTGGGTCAAACATGCCCGTCCGGAAGATATTCTGAATGTTGATATTTTCTTTGATTTTGTTGCCGTTCACGGTAATGCAACGTTGGCACGGGATCTTGATCAGGTGATTTCCAGCCGTCTGACGCGGGACAGTGAATTTTTGAAATCATTGGCGCGCAATACAGCCGGACAGGCCAGCGGGCGCACGATCTTTGGCGGGCTGAAAACAGAAAATGGACGCTTTAATGTCAAAGCCAATGTGCTGTTACCGATGGTTGAAACCATTCGTGTGCTGGCCATTTCCCGCGGTATTACAGCGCGCACCAGCACCGCCCGAGCAAAAGCGCTGGTTCAGCTTGATGATATTCCCAATGAAGTACAACAATTATCCGAAGATATTCATATCGGGCTTGGTCTGGTTTTGCGCCAGCAAAGCAAGGATATGGCTGAAGGTTTGCCGCCTGTAAATACGATAGACCTGCGGCTGTTGACGAAGGTGGAACTTAACATTCTAAAAGCCATAGTCGGGCGGGTGGGGCGTTTGCAAACGCTGATTCAGGACGTGTTGTTCTAA